From Vicinamibacterales bacterium, one genomic window encodes:
- a CDS encoding nucleoside recognition domain-containing protein, with amino-acid sequence MLNGLFVVVVVTSVLLAAATGRMEAVTQALIDSARDAVKLAIGLVGVMAFFLGLMRVAEDGGLMRRLASALGPVMKRLFPGIPTDHPAMSAMILNISANMLGLGNAATPFGIRAMEQLDALNSEKGTASNAMVLFLAINTAGLAILPTGVIGLRASLGSNDAAGILFPTWVASGTATLVGILAATLLCKLPRYRNTEPDTITSAPSTIGDRLVEAEESIKPTALRRRAVWIFWFVFFAFLVRYLNSSSWNFFSPNQELNPDDDFVTLVRSTLSFWMLPALVAGLTLYGWQRGVRVYESLVAGAKQGFDVALRIIPYLVAILVAIGMLRAAGGIEWLALLLTPFTSLIGMPAEALPMAVLRPLTGSGAFGVMAEAMNTHGPDSLVGYMVSTFQGSTETTFYTLAVYFGAVGIVRTRHALPACLLADIAGILAAVAIVNLMFG; translated from the coding sequence ATGCTGAATGGACTGTTCGTTGTTGTTGTCGTTACCTCTGTTCTTCTGGCGGCCGCAACCGGAAGAATGGAGGCAGTGACTCAGGCCCTTATCGACTCGGCCCGAGACGCCGTAAAACTTGCGATCGGCCTTGTCGGGGTAATGGCATTCTTTTTGGGTTTAATGCGAGTAGCAGAAGACGGGGGCCTGATGCGTCGCTTGGCCAGCGCCCTTGGACCAGTAATGAAACGCCTTTTTCCTGGAATACCCACCGACCATCCCGCCATGAGCGCAATGATTCTCAATATATCCGCAAACATGCTGGGACTCGGTAACGCAGCAACTCCGTTCGGCATCCGTGCCATGGAACAGCTGGATGCTCTAAATAGTGAGAAGGGAACAGCTAGTAATGCAATGGTTCTTTTTCTCGCCATTAATACCGCCGGCCTAGCCATACTACCAACTGGGGTAATTGGACTCCGCGCATCCCTTGGCTCTAATGATGCAGCTGGCATTCTCTTTCCAACCTGGGTTGCCAGCGGAACCGCCACCTTGGTCGGCATTCTGGCTGCGACCCTCCTTTGTAAACTCCCTCGCTACCGAAACACCGAGCCAGACACAATTACCTCAGCACCTTCAACCATCGGAGACAGACTGGTTGAAGCCGAAGAATCGATTAAGCCGACTGCCCTGCGACGCCGGGCCGTCTGGATTTTCTGGTTTGTCTTCTTCGCATTCCTCGTGCGATATCTGAATTCGAGCAGCTGGAACTTCTTCTCCCCTAATCAGGAGCTTAACCCGGACGATGATTTCGTAACCCTTGTACGCAGCACCCTTTCGTTTTGGATGCTACCCGCTCTTGTTGCCGGATTGACGCTATATGGGTGGCAACGTGGAGTGCGAGTTTACGAATCACTCGTCGCAGGCGCGAAGCAAGGTTTCGACGTAGCTCTTCGGATAATCCCTTATCTCGTTGCCATCCTCGTAGCCATTGGGATGCTTCGAGCCGCAGGAGGCATCGAATGGCTGGCCCTGTTATTAACTCCCTTTACCAGTCTAATCGGCATGCCGGCCGAAGCCCTACCAATGGCAGTACTCCGCCCACTTACTGGCTCTGGCGCCTTCGGCGTGATGGCCGAAGCCATGAACACCCACGGGCCCGATTCACTTGTCGGCTATATGGTAAGCACCTTCCAAGGTAGCACTGAAACAACCTTTTACACCCTCG